DNA sequence from the Cucumis melo cultivar AY chromosome 6, USDA_Cmelo_AY_1.0, whole genome shotgun sequence genome:
TGAAACTATGATTCTTAGTTTCGTATATTTATAAGATTGAAATTTAGGAAAAACAtaatttttattgtttctttagTCGTTTGAGGTTCATACGTAAGTGGTTGTGATCACATCGTAAGGTTGTATTTATATGTGATGTATGTACCATCGTCTCTTAAAGACTATCATCTCAACATCACCACTCACAACCAAATctacataaaattaatatatgtGAATAAGTATTAATATATGTATAGGTATTAATATTATATCTTCAAATTATGTAGTGAAGCCCACAACTAATAAAATCAATAATGTATTGACACAACAAAAATTTAATTAGtcaataaaaaatcaaattacaaTGAATATAACTTCCTCCTCATATATTTTCATTAGTATTCCCTTAGAAGCTTGCAAATGGTTGTGGAAATGGCAACCACATGTTGCCATCTAtcgttatatatatatatatatcacgcACACTAAATAGATGTTTGTTTGAATTGAATCAGGATAAAAAAATAAGTAGCACGTATTTATCGGTATTAAACTATTGTTTTTCTCGATTCAAAGAgctataaatttattaaatcaaAAGCAATATCGATGTTCGTTGGAAATCAAATCAATCGAAAACCCTAAACAAATTAAGGCCGTTTTTTTGGATTTGAAGTTACATCCCCTAGTATTTCTAAGAGTATTAAAAGTCTCTTAATTTTCCTATGGATCTATATCTATAAAACCTACCCCCAAAGCAgcctttattctttttcttcttccttagtAAACCTTCACCAGCTAAAGAAAGTGAAGTCCTTTAAAATCTGCCAAACAAAAAACCATGGCTTCTCTCTCTTCCATGGTTGAATTTTCTTCTTATCAAAATGTTTAtttatacataaatattaattgCGTAGAGACACTTGGTTTGATTTTTCATTCTTATACTAATTACtttaatttgtatatatatatatatatatatatatatatatttaatttttggattttCTGGATATAATAAAATGTATCTTAAAAATGGTATtgttaattttgttaaaataaaactaaaaagaaaaaaaagaaaaaaattataaattatggGTGATAATAATGGAtagttttatatatttattatttggtTAAGAAAGTCATTGCCATTGACTTACAAAACATATCCTATAACACGTCATGAAGACAGCAATTTCCATGCATGCAAAGCACGACAATATTAATTCAATTACAATACCTAAgcttaaaacataaaaatacTTAAAAACAATAATATGAAATAATCTTCTAATGGattataatagtaataataataatatgaattttcgaccctttaaaaaataatctaatatcgaaactatttataaaacgTAGTAAAATTTACGAAAAATTCGacaattttgctatattttataaataattttatttttatttttttattattcgtTATAATTCCTCTCTATTTTTTTCATAGCAatagaaaattataaattaataacatttttccatatttgtgtcatttttcaaatatatatgtgtgtccATTAAAAATTAACAATGTTTATCCACTTTCCATATTCATACTCACaatcttaattttaaaattatcgACGCTTTTacatgtttttaaatttttaacatTCTTATAAAAGTGATCGTCAACTTTCCATTATATATCACgtagaaaaattaataaaaatattgagaaatattAAGTTGTGAACCAAATATACGTAAACAAATCGACTTTAAGAGACAAACATAAGTTAATTCAAATATTCTTTTAAGATtttattatgtatatatatttatgatattgtttttcataaatattcaaCTATGTCCTTAGCTATTTCATAAACTTAAGACCCTCAGATTTGAGTTTGACCATAATTATATTGAAATTCTATTGGGTTTTAAttttgataatatatatatatatatatatatatatatatatatatatatagtattaaaaaaaaacgtaTTTTGCAATAATTGAAGTAaatcaattataaatataaaGGAAGTAAAAGGAAGTTGAAAGCAAATTTATTTAAAGTCTCAAACCACAGGCTACTTAGAATGTCAAATCATAAGGGTCCATATGATATGGATATTACTAAACCAACGTTACCGCAGCCATTAGCTTTAAAATtagtcttttctttttccttttctttttcttagccAAACTTTAACATTAGAAAAAGTttcaatttctctctctctctctctctttttttatacATTTGAAAAGGCAtttatcaataaaaaataaattaaataattttttttaattatattactAACGTAAGTTTATTTGAATATATGTATAATTTTGTTGGTCAATAACACGACAGTGGATATTATTATGATTTATGTGCGTATGGCATGGTAATTGGATTATTAATAAACATCACCATAGTTTATTATTTTCAACTAATCAATTTAAGATGTATTCCAAATTTTGAAAGTGAGGGTAAgattatattataataacaaaatcatatcttaatttttttctatctcACTACTTTGTTTCTTTGtctaatttttcaaaatgaccACTAAAATTATAAACTATATTCACTAAAGAAATTTAAACCAAAAGTTTATTTACTTTGCagcaaacaaacaaacaaataaatgaaataCATTACTTTCAAACATATATCATATGTCAATACTACCACGACACATCCATATATAACAAAGACTAGCAAGAATCAAAGTCAAAGTGAAAATTTAagttataataaaataaaaaaaaaataacgataataataattataacataaataataatttgattttgaggTTTAATTGAAATGGAAAATTCAAAAAGATTATTAACTTGGGCTGTTCTTTTTCCTCTATAAAAAGGGACTCCAAAGCTACACAAAAATCTCACAACTAAATCGAGGAAATGGCAAGACATTCGATCGTGTTTCTTGTAGTTCTTGTTGTTCTTATTTTTCCGTGGGATGTTTTATGTTATTCagagaaagaaataaagaatTGGTGTAGCCAAACACCATATCCAGCTCCATGTGAAGAATTTCTCAAAACCAAAGCCTCAACAAAGAAAAGCACCCCAATAACCACAAAATCCCATTTCTTTGAAATCTTAGTCGAAACGGCACTAGAGCGTGCCGTTTCGGCCCATAAAAATGCTCTTTCTCTCGGCCCAAAATGCCGAAATTCCAAAGAAAAAACTGCATGGACCGATTGCGTTGACCTCTACGACGAAATCATAACCCGACTCAACCGGACCTCCGACCGCTGCACCCCAGCCGACGCTCAAACCTGGCTCAGCGCCGCTCTCACCGCCCTCGAAACCTGCCGGACCGGGTTCGACGAACTCGGGCTTTCGGCTTTCGGCTACCCATTGACGGCTAATAATGTTTCGAAGTTGATTAGTGATGGGTTGTCGGTGAATAAACCCGCGTCACCGGAGGGGTATGAGCCGACGACCATCATGGATGATGGGTTTCCGACGTGGGTTAGGCCCGGTGACAGGAAATTGCTGCAATCTGGGTCTCCGAAGGCGAACGTAGTGGTGGCGCAAGATGGGTCGGGGAATTTTAAGACGGTGAAGGAAGCTGTCGCCGCCGCAAAGGGCGGTGGGAGATTTGTGATATATGTAAAGTCGGGGGTTTATAATGAGAATTTGGATATTAAGGCTAAGAATGTTATGATGGTCGGCGACGGTATCGGAAAAACTATCATTACCGGCAGTAGAAGTGTCGGCGGAGGTTCCACCACGTTCAGATCCGCCACCGTTGGTAAGCTCTCTCTCTCGTTTTctctttcaaactttttttttccttaaaacttttcattttttatttctataaaGTTATTAACTTAAATGGGCCCTTTGAAGTATTAATTCAACATATTCCAAATTAGAGAATTCAAGTAAGGATATAAAAAGCTTGAACTTTAATTTGATTAACATTGAATAATGGATAATTGTTGTTGTGTGTGGCTTCGAGTTAGCATAGCTCGTTGCTCACAATCACCGACTAAAATGTTAAATATTCAATTCTTCCAACTCTACCTATTATAACTAGAAAAAAAAGTGAACTAATGTTCGATTATAGTGTAGTTCGTAAATTCATATAGAAGTATCTACGTCAGTGAATATTGAGTTCTTACCTAAGTAGGAGTTCGTAGAAGTAGAAAAGTAagaaaaatatatcttttaccCGATAGttaattatcaaaattttaacatTAACCGCTAAGAATTTAGGAAGTagaaaatttaatttcaaacaaAACGTTAAGCTTTTAAATAACCCACATTGACATCATCACTTAATTAAATAGGATTAGTGTGTGATAATACGAGGTCCTGAAATTTATtataaacttagtttgttgtcATTGTATTTATTATAAACTTACTTGTAGTGCATGGCGCTACCATCATCTCATGTGTCACGATGCGTCGGGAAATTCATTGATTTAGGGAAGATAAAAACacaataatattaaattttatgtactatatttgttacattttaatattttcaaaataacatttttaaaaagataaagtTAAATGCATACCTAATACCTATGATAATGTCATGTAAGTTGACTTTATACATTAGTCTATGGATGAGTTCACAATGTCACATTATGAATTATTTGTTTCAATTTAATATTAATCGGCGACGAATAGGAAATCGACAAACCTACTTTGAGTAAATTAGTAAATTTTGCTGACTAATTTAATTGCTAATAGTAATTAATATAGTTTTGAATTGTTCTTCATTGCCAAACCCTATAATTCTATGTTTTATATATAACTTTCTTGAGAATTTAGTCATTTCTATTGGTTGTAATTAATTTTGGGTTGAATTATATGCACTTAAAGTGACTTTTATTTCTATGTATTTAGAATTGACAATCCTATGTCCCTCTGTATTTAATTATATGGTAGTTTTAGTTTAAACTTTAAGAAACCCTAAGAAGTTCTAGGTACAATTAGAGTAATACTTTTTAAGGTTTAAATACTAATTTgatatatatactttaaaaatgtttgtttttggtttctaattgaatttcaaaaaatgactattttttgtccttttattttcattttttcttttgtataagTTGAGAACGAGGGATTTGAACCTAAGATCCTTTGATTCTCGGTACATACATGTGATAATTGAGCTaagtttttaatgattttttgtTTTCCATTTCAAGGGATAAAAATtgttacttttttaaaattaaagaatcaaatacataaaaatatattaaaaccaaaatgaaaattttaaaattatagacCGAGTTAAAAGAATATAGAGATGAAAGTAGTattaaatttgtattttaattATACAACAAACTATCAAGAACAATGGAATAAtactatatatgtatatagaaataagaaataattttaaagatcAAGTAAACACATTATTATTAGTTAAAAAAGGTTTACAAATAATTGAGTTTAACTTAAGCATAAAGCTATCATATTGGAATAATTTGGACTGATCTATTTGGCATTCAAATAACTTTTATAACAAAGttgatttaaatttgttgtTACTCAAAATAATTGGATAAGATTTTGGAAACACAAGGTATACTTTATAGTAAAAAAGGGaagaataattaatataaaaagtgAACCCATAATGTGTTTCATAATTATATATGGGTTggaaaaatttataaaaataaaaatatttagacaGAAGAAAGAATAGAAATAGAAATATTTGATGTGGCATTTTGTTTGAATTATTGAAATGGAaatatacatatacacacacacacacacacacacacatatatatatttatatatatagggCCATAGTTTGGTTAGGGTTTAATGTGGGATGTTAGAGAAaattatacatatattatatgaTATGACAAAGATCAAGTAGCTTGGTTGGTTGGTGTGTAATTTAATGGGACCAAAGTTTCTAATTCTATTAAAATTAGTTGAATTTAGCTTACAAAGGAAGAAAGTGACCTGTTTTCAATTCATTCATCACTATTCAACTTTTGTGATTTGTAGTTTTCATCCAAaagaatattttatttatatatgtgtgtgtatatatatacacacacatagtGTATGTAGCAATAGagaattattaaaagaaaaaaaaagtccttgcttgtttggaaaaatattttgttatgaATGTATCAATTTCtttagttttaggtttttttcttttaacataacacttttcttttcttacatAAAAGATACTAAAATctaaaaactttttttaaaatttatatcttagttattacatattaaaaatattaaaaaaattattgtaaaggGAAGACGAttgaaaataatttcaaaatataacaaaaattttaattaatttttattataataaatattgatatcgattttaaaattttactatgttttataatattttttttcattatattatatttcaaaataattagaattattttgtttattgtaTATTTTGTGctcaacaataattaatttacaaataataattatgtttgtgaatatttttaggtaatttaatttaaagggaaattgtcaaaaagaaaaaaaggagaaaaaattaattagtcttattgtgttaattaattaaattgtgaaCGTCGGTGAAATCGCAGCCGTTGATGGAGAcggattcatcgccagagacaTAACTTTCAGAAACACCGCCGGAGCAAAGAACCACCAAGCGGTGGCGCTCCGATCAGGTTCAGATCTCTCAGTCTTCTACCGTTGCGGCTTCGAAGGGTATCAAGACACTCTCTACGTTTACGCCGAACGCCAATTCTACAAACAATGCGACATTTACGGCACCGTCGATTTCATCTTCGGCAATGCCGCCGTCGTACTCCAAGATTGCAACATCATCGCCCGTGATCCTCCGAACAAAACCATCACCGTCACCGCCCAAGGCCGTTCCGATCCGAATCAGAACACCGGAATCTCCATCCACAATTGCCGAATCACATCCGCCGGCGGCCTCAGCGGCGTCAAGGCCTATTTAGGCCGCCCATGGAGGCAATATTCCCGGACGGTTGTTATGAAATCCTCGATCGGAGGATTCATAAGTCCGGCCGGGTGGATGCCGTGGAGCGGTAATTTTGCCCTAAACACGCTGTATTACGGTGAGTATATGAATACGGGGCCGGGAGCGTCGACGGCGAATCGGGTGAACTGGAAGGGTTATCGTGTGATTACCAGTGCGGCGGAGGCTTCGAAGTTCACCGTCGGAAATTTCATCGCCGGTGGATCTTGGTTGCCGAGTACGGGTGTGCCTTTCACTTCCGGTCTCTGAATTGGCTTTGTAATTTTGTATGTATTATTACAAAATAtcaatgatcgtttaatttgtttaattataatttaataaagaAGTTTATCATTAAGaaattagattttattatatcactaaaaaaaaaattaattttacttttcttttcgtCTCTCATTCTAAAATGATTGGGTTTGACAAGAGAATTACCATTCAAGAGGGGTATTGTATTACACTTTACAATGTAAGtttttgaaataaatgaaatattatttgtttgggttattgtttttattatttggGTGTGTGTTTTTTCATGATTGTGTTGGTTTTGatcattaaatttttaatatattttttttaaaagttttggaTCATTGCTTCTAATTAGCTATGAAGTAagtgattattttattttgcaaaatacaaatattttatgAAGTAGTGAAACGACAAATTTAGATTGTGAAGAGATACAAAAGAGTTAGTCATGACATTAGTTTAGTTTGGAACTTAGATTTAAATTGTCTTTTGGATTGATAGTTTTGTTTAAATGGAATAATTCAAAGATGTTAACTTCTTAATCCGAAATCGTATTATTGATTATTAACCTAAGGGAACAActttaaatttctttaaaatCTAATAAATATCTTCATTCACACTTTAATCTATATTAATTTGGTTGTAGAAGATGAAATGTGTTATGAGTAGATTTATTGAGATCGAGAGATAATGAGGCATATGGATGAAGATAAAAGTAGAATGTGGCCGATGAGGTTTTGTGCAACCAATAACCATCTCATGGCTACAGGTAGCCAATTCAAGTAATTTAATCCATATCCAGGAAGCCTAGAAAACTAAATGAAGGAGCTTAATGGTAGCTAATccagataatccatgaggagtcTAATGGTAGTTTAAATAACCAATGAGTGAGCTTATAGATAACCGACAAACCTCACTATGACCCATGAAAGACATAAAAGTCATATGGAAAATCTTAGAGAACACATATGAGTGACTCCTCCAAGACCCATACAAAACATTAGAAAACCCAAGAAGAGAAACcttgaaataattaaatttgaaattgttCAGATTCTCAACAAATGATTCATAAAGAAGTCATCAAGGAGTTAGGTGGATAATGAACTTATGCATCAATTACAGTTTCGATTGGTGATAGTGTAACTATCTAATGAAAGTAGGTCtaacaatttcaaaattttaagaGGAACACTTGTAAACCCAAACATCAATTACACATTACTATCTTACACAAACGACTAAAGTCAGTGGTCAAAGACATGCTCAAAATCTTATATCCAAGACTAACTTGAGAGTTGAAATCCTAAATGAATCCAATTCAAATGGTGGGCTTTTGGCCAATTGAAAATTGGCTTGATTAGCTTTGAAAACATCATTTCTAATTTAAAAGTctagaaatttcaaaaattttagTTTTGGTATCTATTTCTATATTGAAGAGATACATGCATTCTCCTTCTCTAAAATTTCATAGGTTTAACGTAACCTAAACATTCCTTAAATTCAATGCTGAATTTAAATTTAGCAgacataaaattaattaaaagttcaaaacatctattaattttctttttaattaattacttgTATGATTTAAACGTAAAGGATGTATAATCTAACATAGACATGACGTCGGATCAATCATATTAGAAAAAATATCAATCCATACAATCAATTAAAACTCATTCTTTAGATTTCATTCCAACATGTAATTGTTTATGATCAACTTCTCAATTGTCATAATGAAATTTATTTAGACCTTTTATTATTACCATCTTTGAAAATTGTCCATACAAATCTTACACATATACAATTATGTAGATTTCTTCTTAAGTTCTAGATTAATAGAATGATGCATCGACTATTCACAAAGGAAGTTAGTCATCACTAAGGATTCAATTTGATTCGATAATCAAAATTCAAGggtttaattaataaaattataaattactAATTCGGatataaattgatatattaTCCTATTTTCCTATTCGGTGATCAAATTAAATAGtgaacaaaaaaaagaaaaaagaaaaaaaagaccaataattaaaattgaaaattgagaaCTGAAATTCCTATTCTTTCTCCAGTTAAAATGGAATTAGTTTCAACTAAATGCAAATTCCTACAAAATTCCCAATCattatggaattctgtttaaataaaaatcagATTGGATTTTGCCCAACTCAATTTGAAACTCTTGAACTATCCTTATTCCATGCCTTACACTACTCTTGATGGAATGTTCAATTCAAATGCCACAAAACAAACTATGCTACCTTGAACAGGACTCAACTCAACTCGAAATTGAGCAATTAGAGAGGCGCTACTGTTCTTGGTAAGATCACTCAGAATCTCATATAGCTCAAAAACATGGTGGAGATTCACAATCTGATATGTTCCAACGCAGTGAAGGA
Encoded proteins:
- the LOC103483370 gene encoding pectinesterase 2; this encodes MARHSIVFLVVLVVLIFPWDVLCYSEKEIKNWCSQTPYPAPCEEFLKTKASTKKSTPITTKSHFFEILVETALERAVSAHKNALSLGPKCRNSKEKTAWTDCVDLYDEIITRLNRTSDRCTPADAQTWLSAALTALETCRTGFDELGLSAFGYPLTANNVSKLISDGLSVNKPASPEGYEPTTIMDDGFPTWVRPGDRKLLQSGSPKANVVVAQDGSGNFKTVKEAVAAAKGGGRFVIYVKSGVYNENLDIKAKNVMMVGDGIGKTIITGSRSVGGGSTTFRSATVAVDGDGFIARDITFRNTAGAKNHQAVALRSGSDLSVFYRCGFEGYQDTLYVYAERQFYKQCDIYGTVDFIFGNAAVVLQDCNIIARDPPNKTITVTAQGRSDPNQNTGISIHNCRITSAGGLSGVKAYLGRPWRQYSRTVVMKSSIGGFISPAGWMPWSGNFALNTLYYGEYMNTGPGASTANRVNWKGYRVITSAAEASKFTVGNFIAGGSWLPSTGVPFTSGL